In the Juglans microcarpa x Juglans regia isolate MS1-56 chromosome 6D, Jm3101_v1.0, whole genome shotgun sequence genome, one interval contains:
- the LOC121234342 gene encoding probable cinnamyl alcohol dehydrogenase 1 yields MSSSCDNADCLAWAARDESGFLSPYKFSRRALGSDDVSIRITHCGVCYADLIWARNGHGDSKYPLVPGHEIVGIVKDVGSNVRRFKVGDHIGVGTYVNSCRDCEYCNDGDEVYCDKGIAFTFNAVDADGTITKGGYSSYIVVHDRYCFSIPDEYPLASAAPLLCAGITVYAPMVRHKMNLHPGKSLGVIGLGGLGHMAVKFGKAFGLNVTVFSTSLSKKEESLSLLGADRFVLSSDQEQMKALDKSFDFIIDTASGDHPFDPYMALLKTAGVLVLVGFPSEVKFNPASLNLGMKTVSGSIAGGTKVTQEMLDFCAAHKVYPKIEVIPIEYANEALERLIKRDVKYRFVIDIEKSLK; encoded by the exons ATGAGCTCCTCGTGTGACAATGCTGACTGCCTTGCATGGGCAGCAAGAGATGAATCTGGATTTTTATCACCATACAAGTTCAGCCGCAG GGCTCTGGGAAGTGATGACGTCTCGATAAGAATTACACACTGTGGAGTTTGTTATGCTGATTTAATTTGGGCAAGGAATGGACATGGGGATTCAAAGTATCCTTTAGTGCCTGG ACATGAGATTGTTGGAATTGTGAAAGATGTCGGTTCAAATGTTCGCCGTTTCAAAGTTGGTGACCATATTGGAGTAGGAACCTATGTCAACTCATGCAGGGATTGTGAGTATTGTAATGATGGAGATGAAGTTTATTGTGATAAAGGAATAGCATTCACTTTTAATGCTGTGGATGCGGATGGTACTATTACAAAAGGAGGATATTCAAGTTATATTGTTGTGCATGACAG GTACTGCTTCAGCATACCTGACGAATATCCATTGGCTTCAGCAGCTCCTTTGCTTTGTGCTGGAATTACTGTGTATGCTCCCATGGTGCGCCACAAGATGAACCTGCATCCTGGTAAATCGTTAGGAGTGATTGGGCTTGGAGGTCTTGGTCACATGGCCGTGAAGTTTGGTAAGGCTTTTGGGTTGAATGTGACAGTTTTCAGCACTAGCTTATCCAAAAAGGAGGAATCCCTGAGTTTACTTGGTGCCGACAGATTTGTGCTCTCATCTGACCAAGAGCAGATGAAG GCCCTGGATAAGTCCTTTGACTTTATAATCGACACAGCATCTGGTGATCACCCATTTGATCCGTACATGGCGCTGCTGAAGACTGCTGGTGTTCTCGTTCTTGTGGGGTTCCCTAGTGAAGTCAAATTCAATCCTGCAAGCCTAAATCTTG gaatgaaaactgtttcTGGTAGCATAGCAGGCGGTACAAAAGTGACGCAAGAAATGCTAGACTTCTGTGCTGCTCATAAAGTTTACCCAAAGATAGAAGTTATTCCAATTGAGTATGCAAATGAAGCTCTCGAGAGGCTAATAAAGAGAGATGTGAAGTACCGGTTTGTGATTGATATTGAGAAATCTCTGAAATGA